One window of Calditrichota bacterium genomic DNA carries:
- a CDS encoding pyruvate dehydrogenase encodes MKTIGFSEAIDAALAQAMAEDERIVLIGEDVHTIHLELYVRFGERRVRPTPISEAAFVGAAVGAAMAGLRPVVEVMLVDFVPVAADALVNHAAKIEAMSGGKWPVPLVVRATCGGGYGDGGQHEQSLWGWLAHIPELAVVVPANPLDAGSLMLGALAHGRPVVFLEHKMLSERWLDFLAGGSRATVHFDVPKAGAQAEAPRRWKPSALGKAAVLRGGEDLTIVTVGLGVHQALQAASALAEQRVSAGVVDLRCVRPLDRETVIRQVQRTGRLLVVDEDYKEFGLSGELAATVLEPGLAPRFARVCTEETIPYARALETRTLPSVERIISAAEKLMS; translated from the coding sequence ATGAAGACCATCGGTTTCTCCGAAGCCATAGATGCCGCCCTGGCACAGGCAATGGCCGAGGACGAGAGGATCGTGCTCATAGGCGAGGACGTGCACACCATCCACCTGGAGCTCTATGTGCGCTTTGGCGAGCGGCGCGTACGGCCCACACCCATCAGTGAGGCGGCGTTTGTGGGGGCAGCTGTTGGCGCGGCTATGGCTGGACTACGTCCGGTGGTCGAGGTGATGCTCGTGGACTTTGTACCTGTGGCGGCGGACGCGCTGGTCAACCACGCGGCAAAGATCGAGGCTATGTCGGGCGGCAAGTGGCCTGTGCCGCTCGTGGTACGCGCCACCTGCGGCGGTGGTTACGGTGACGGCGGCCAACACGAGCAGAGCCTCTGGGGATGGCTTGCCCACATCCCGGAGTTGGCGGTGGTCGTGCCTGCAAACCCCTTGGATGCGGGCAGCCTCATGCTCGGCGCCCTGGCCCACGGGAGGCCTGTGGTGTTTCTCGAACACAAGATGCTCTCGGAGAGGTGGCTGGACTTTCTGGCAGGCGGGAGTCGGGCAACAGTGCACTTCGACGTGCCCAAGGCCGGGGCCCAGGCAGAAGCGCCGAGGCGATGGAAACCCTCGGCGCTGGGCAAGGCTGCGGTGCTAAGGGGAGGAGAAGACCTGACCATTGTCACTGTTGGCCTTGGTGTGCATCAGGCCTTGCAAGCTGCCTCAGCCCTCGCGGAACAGCGCGTGTCGGCAGGTGTGGTCGACCTCAGGTGCGTCAGACCGCTCGATCGAGAAACGGTGATTCGCCAGGTGCAGCGCACCGGCAGGCTGCTGGTGGTGGACGAGGACTACAAGGAGTTCGGTCTTTCGGGCGAACTGGCGGCCACGGTTCTGGAACCAGGACTTGCCCCACGATTTGCCCGCGTGTGCACCGAGGAGACCATCCCATATGCGCGGGCTCTGGAGACTCGGACTCTGCCCTCTGTGGAGCGAATCATATCGGCAGCGGAAAAGCTGATGTCCTGA
- a CDS encoding radical SAM protein, which yields MFLPGGCRNRGRGDESSEEWRPAYLELHRSGELAARAEKLWQVMRSCRLCPRQCGVNRLEGERGFCRASAELQIASFHPHFGEERPLVGRGGSGTIFFSNCGLRCVFCINWQISQEGEGEVRQIAELAKMMLRLQEMGCHNINVVTPTHYVAHILKALDIAAAQGLRLPLLYNTCGWERLEILRQLDGIVDIYLPDFKYADGKMAAKYSSGAESYPEVTKAALLEMHRQVGVARPGPDGLIRRGLMIRHLVMPNRVAGTKEVVEWIAANLPKDTYVNIMSQYRPMYKAFSYPEIARRLTVEEYREAVAWAREAGLTNLDIQGLAWVE from the coding sequence ATGTTCCTGCCTGGCGGGTGCAGGAACCGTGGCAGAGGTGACGAGAGCTCAGAGGAATGGCGACCTGCCTACCTGGAGCTTCATCGGAGCGGGGAACTGGCTGCCCGGGCGGAGAAGCTGTGGCAAGTCATGCGTAGCTGCCGTCTCTGCCCGCGCCAGTGTGGGGTGAACCGGCTGGAAGGGGAACGCGGCTTTTGCCGTGCATCTGCCGAGTTGCAGATAGCCTCCTTCCATCCGCATTTCGGCGAAGAGCGGCCACTGGTCGGCAGGGGTGGCTCAGGAACAATCTTTTTCAGTAACTGTGGCCTGCGCTGCGTTTTCTGCATCAACTGGCAGATTAGCCAGGAAGGGGAGGGCGAAGTCAGGCAGATCGCTGAACTGGCGAAGATGATGTTGCGGCTGCAAGAGATGGGGTGCCACAACATTAACGTGGTGACGCCCACGCACTATGTGGCGCACATCCTCAAGGCGCTGGACATCGCCGCGGCGCAGGGCTTGCGCTTGCCGCTGCTGTACAACACGTGCGGCTGGGAGCGGCTGGAGATTTTGCGGCAACTGGACGGCATCGTCGATATCTACCTGCCGGATTTTAAGTACGCCGACGGTAAGATGGCTGCCAAGTACTCCAGCGGAGCGGAAAGCTACCCTGAGGTGACCAAGGCAGCGCTCTTGGAGATGCATCGCCAGGTGGGTGTGGCCCGACCTGGCCCCGACGGACTGATCCGCCGCGGCCTGATGATTCGCCACCTGGTGATGCCCAATCGTGTCGCGGGTACCAAGGAAGTGGTGGAGTGGATCGCTGCTAATCTGCCCAAGGATACTTATGTGAACATCATGTCGCAGTATCGGCCCATGTACAAGGCCTTTTCCTACCCAGAGATTGCGCGGCGCCTCACCGTCGAGGAGTACCGAGAGGCGGTCGCGTGGGCCCGGGAGGCAGGACTGACCAACCTCGACATCCAGGGGCTTGCATGGGTGGAGTGA
- a CDS encoding DMT family transporter, whose protein sequence is MAAREPVPSSWPRVALLALGACVLWSTAFVGVKYGLGFARPLSFAGMRFVLSGVLLLPLVRGQRQALAELRRGLRTVLLVTLFQSVLLYASFFVGMTLVSGALGAIVVGSSPLVAAVVAHFAMDNDEMTLPKAAAIAGGMIGVCIISLSRQPWTAAGLRELLGVVLLVLGAVFSAVGNVLVARDRRRIHPVVLSAAQFLLGGAVLTAVSLPIEGPPRLALPWAFWGTLFYLALLSAVAFSIWFSLLAMPGVKVSELNLWKFVIPVFGALFSWLLLPGEKPEPLTVLGMLCVACSVLAYGLTVARRGSAEVVASPPPAAG, encoded by the coding sequence ATGGCTGCGCGTGAGCCTGTGCCCAGCTCCTGGCCGCGTGTGGCCCTGCTTGCCTTGGGCGCCTGCGTGCTCTGGTCCACGGCCTTTGTGGGGGTGAAATACGGTTTGGGCTTCGCGCGTCCCCTGTCGTTTGCGGGCATGCGCTTTGTGCTCTCCGGGGTGCTCCTCTTGCCGTTGGTCAGAGGACAACGGCAGGCCTTGGCCGAGCTGCGCCGCGGCCTGCGGACGGTGCTTTTGGTGACGCTCTTTCAGTCAGTGTTGCTGTACGCCTCATTCTTCGTGGGCATGACGCTGGTGTCTGGGGCGCTGGGCGCCATCGTGGTGGGCTCCTCGCCACTGGTCGCCGCAGTGGTGGCCCACTTTGCCATGGACAACGATGAGATGACCCTTCCCAAAGCGGCGGCAATCGCCGGTGGGATGATAGGCGTTTGCATCATTAGCCTGAGTCGTCAACCATGGACTGCAGCCGGGCTGCGTGAGCTGCTTGGTGTCGTGTTGCTGGTGCTTGGGGCCGTCTTCTCTGCGGTGGGCAATGTGCTGGTGGCTCGGGACAGACGGCGCATCCACCCGGTGGTGCTGAGCGCGGCGCAGTTCCTGCTGGGGGGTGCGGTGCTGACCGCCGTGTCGCTTCCCATCGAGGGCCCGCCGCGGCTGGCTCTGCCGTGGGCCTTCTGGGGCACTCTGTTCTATCTGGCCCTGCTCTCTGCGGTCGCTTTCTCGATTTGGTTTTCGCTTCTCGCTATGCCCGGAGTAAAAGTCTCGGAGCTAAACCTGTGGAAGTTCGTCATTCCGGTGTTTGGTGCGCTGTTCAGCTGGCTGCTGCTGCCCGGGGAGAAGCCAGAACCGCTCACGGTGCTGGGCATGCTGTGCGTGGCCTGCTCGGTGCTGGCTTATGGGCTGACGGTGGCGCGACGGGGCTCCGCCGAGGTGGTCGCAAGTCCGCCACCGGCGGCCGGATGA
- a CDS encoding thiamine pyrophosphate-dependent dehydrogenase E1 component subunit alpha, whose amino-acid sequence MMAADLWFLYRQMLRSRRLEEEIKRLWEQGRISGEMHLGIGEEGVAAGVVTHLREGDAMALDHRGTPALVVRGVDLVELLREMLGDPRGLCAGRGGHMHLFSREHLAASTGIVGAGAPLAVGFALAAQLLRPERVAVAFFGDGAMNQGMLLESLNLAVVWRLPVVFVCKHNAWAITTKSDMVTGGDLVQRVQGFGMPAATVDGTDVEAVWEVAGEAITRARRGDGPQFLLATCPRLEGHLLGVALHDPARLLDMASPTLRAITGRKGAGRGKRATALTTLLALVAKAAAPRAHRGRDPVAKTRAKLIHEPRRLRALEEEVEKEIKGAVALAVGQRGGGRQQ is encoded by the coding sequence ATGATGGCCGCTGACCTTTGGTTCCTTTATCGGCAAATGCTGCGCAGCAGGCGCCTTGAGGAGGAGATCAAACGCCTCTGGGAGCAGGGCAGGATCTCGGGGGAGATGCATCTCGGCATCGGCGAAGAGGGCGTGGCCGCAGGTGTGGTGACCCACCTGCGCGAGGGAGATGCTATGGCCCTGGACCATCGTGGTACGCCGGCGCTGGTGGTGCGAGGTGTTGACTTGGTGGAGCTCCTGCGGGAGATGCTCGGCGACCCCCGCGGGTTATGTGCGGGCAGAGGTGGGCACATGCACCTCTTTTCTCGGGAGCATCTTGCCGCCAGCACCGGCATTGTGGGCGCCGGTGCCCCTCTGGCCGTGGGCTTTGCCTTGGCCGCGCAGCTCCTCAGGCCGGAGCGCGTGGCAGTGGCCTTTTTCGGCGATGGGGCGATGAACCAGGGGATGCTCCTTGAGTCGCTCAACCTGGCGGTGGTGTGGAGACTTCCTGTGGTCTTTGTCTGCAAGCACAACGCCTGGGCCATCACCACCAAGAGCGACATGGTGACGGGCGGTGACCTGGTGCAACGGGTGCAAGGATTTGGCATGCCGGCCGCCACGGTCGATGGCACGGATGTGGAGGCTGTTTGGGAGGTGGCAGGAGAGGCCATCACGCGAGCACGGCGCGGGGACGGTCCGCAGTTCCTGCTGGCGACCTGCCCGCGGCTCGAAGGTCACCTGTTGGGAGTGGCGTTGCACGACCCGGCACGATTGCTTGACATGGCGTCCCCAACGCTCCGCGCCATCACGGGGCGCAAAGGGGCTGGCAGAGGCAAGCGGGCGACGGCGCTCACGACCCTCTTGGCTTTAGTGGCCAAGGCAGCCGCCCCACGCGCTCACCGTGGGCGTGACCCGGTGGCGAAGACCAGGGCTAAGCTCATTCACGAGCCGCGTCGCCTGCGCGCACTGGAGGAAGAGGTGGAGAAAGAAATCAAGGGTGCGGTTGCCTTGGCCGTCGGGCAGCGCGGAGGGGGTAGGCAGCAATGA
- a CDS encoding GAF domain-containing protein — MSNEEVEEALAIGLVVGGSITIPHLRRALRCWDELQQRPSSAGTPPLPQHLASLLRTIATILEWPTERKRKLQAICSLLKDQVEHYDWVGFYLVEDEPGLLVLGPFAGAPTEHVRIPFGRGVCGRAAAEQQTVVVQDVAKEQNYLACSVDVKSEIVVPLLRNGQVLGELDIDSHKLAAFGEHDRRFLEAVAELVVQAWD, encoded by the coding sequence CTGAGCAATGAGGAGGTCGAGGAGGCATTGGCCATCGGCCTGGTGGTTGGCGGTTCGATTACCATCCCGCACCTGCGGCGGGCACTGCGCTGCTGGGACGAGCTGCAGCAACGGCCGTCAAGCGCCGGGACGCCCCCGCTGCCGCAGCATCTGGCATCCCTGCTCCGCACCATCGCTACCATCCTGGAGTGGCCGACCGAGAGGAAGCGGAAGCTGCAGGCCATATGCAGCCTCCTCAAGGACCAGGTCGAACACTACGACTGGGTGGGTTTCTACCTTGTGGAAGACGAGCCTGGCCTGTTAGTGCTTGGACCGTTCGCCGGCGCACCCACTGAGCATGTGCGTATCCCCTTCGGCAGAGGGGTCTGTGGACGCGCAGCGGCCGAACAGCAGACAGTGGTGGTGCAAGACGTGGCAAAGGAGCAGAACTATCTGGCCTGCAGTGTAGATGTTAAGTCGGAGATCGTGGTGCCGCTCCTGAGAAACGGGCAGGTGCTTGGCGAGTTGGACATCGATTCCCACAAATTGGCCGCCTTCGGCGAACACGATCGGCGCTTTCTCGAGGCGGTGGCCGAGCTCGTTGTGCAGGCTTGGGACTGA
- a CDS encoding MGMT family protein has protein sequence MQGVAHTLVTTRMGTVAVVWQESARGPQVLRIFLPQEERAARQAVFATYPGAEHRHCAQIDELGGALERFLRGEEIRLPLELLALDRCSPFQKSVLLADWQIPRGWVSTYGAIARRVGRPGAARAVGRALACNPFPLVIPCHRVIAADRSLGGFQGGLAVKRALLELEGVPFDGDGRVLAARVSV, from the coding sequence ATGCAAGGAGTTGCTCATACGCTGGTGACGACGAGAATGGGCACTGTGGCCGTAGTCTGGCAGGAGAGTGCACGAGGTCCGCAGGTGCTCAGAATCTTTTTGCCTCAAGAGGAGCGTGCAGCCCGGCAGGCGGTGTTTGCTACGTATCCGGGCGCTGAGCACCGGCATTGTGCCCAGATAGATGAGCTGGGCGGCGCACTCGAGCGTTTCCTCCGTGGCGAAGAGATCCGGCTCCCGCTTGAGCTGCTGGCCTTGGACCGCTGTTCCCCGTTTCAAAAAAGCGTTCTCCTTGCCGACTGGCAGATTCCTCGCGGTTGGGTCAGCACCTACGGCGCTATTGCCCGGCGTGTGGGGCGTCCTGGGGCAGCACGCGCCGTGGGAAGAGCCTTGGCGTGCAACCCCTTCCCGTTGGTCATTCCCTGCCACCGGGTGATTGCCGCGGATCGGAGCTTGGGTGGATTCCAGGGGGGACTGGCGGTCAAGCGGGCCTTGCTGGAGCTGGAGGGGGTGCCCTTTGACGGCGATGGCCGGGTGCTTGCGGCGCGTGTGTCTGTGTAG
- a CDS encoding radical SAM protein, with product MARRPLHILLVNPWIHDFAAYDFWARPLGLLYVGGVLRSAGCRLSLVDCLDRRHPAVEAMVGRVRERGDGTGKFFRQPIPKPAVVQHVPRVFCRYGMPVQVFARQLKELGRPDAILVTSGMTYWYTGLAETVGMLREAFPGVPVVVGGIYATLCPEHAEKTLAPEALVQGPGENVVVEVLNRLCHAELPEARYGSLDELPYPVYDLYPKLETVAVLTSRGCPYRCSFCASALLAGSFAQRAPEAVVAEIEHWLSRGARHIAFYDDALFLRADEHIKPLLELVIRRGVKAQFHTPNGVQPRAVDRELATLLRRAGFATLRLSFETVNEARQEDMSAKVSSEDLARALEALAQAGFRRQDIGVYLLMGLPGQEVEEVVESILFVARLGARVCLACFSPIPGTREWQRAVASGALAPDTDPLLCNESVYPLSDGLPDYWRFVRLRNLATAVNRFVAAGGPITAIPPKEAILEEIVRPRFRSVEAFLRSRFSAGGKMCLQGETA from the coding sequence ATGGCGCGACGACCGTTGCACATACTGCTGGTCAATCCGTGGATCCACGATTTTGCCGCCTACGACTTTTGGGCAAGGCCGTTGGGTCTACTGTACGTGGGAGGCGTGTTGCGCAGCGCCGGCTGTAGGCTGTCGCTGGTCGACTGTCTGGACCGCCGCCATCCCGCGGTGGAGGCTATGGTGGGCCGTGTGCGCGAGCGCGGCGATGGCACCGGCAAGTTCTTCCGCCAGCCGATCCCCAAGCCCGCCGTGGTGCAGCATGTGCCGCGGGTTTTCTGCCGTTACGGCATGCCGGTGCAGGTTTTCGCCCGCCAACTCAAAGAACTCGGCAGGCCGGATGCCATTCTGGTGACCTCCGGGATGACCTACTGGTACACCGGCCTTGCAGAAACGGTGGGAATGCTCCGCGAGGCCTTCCCGGGCGTGCCGGTGGTCGTCGGTGGAATCTATGCTACACTCTGTCCGGAACACGCGGAGAAGACTCTGGCGCCCGAGGCGCTGGTGCAAGGGCCAGGCGAGAACGTGGTCGTGGAGGTGCTCAACCGCCTTTGCCATGCAGAGCTTCCCGAGGCTCGTTACGGAAGCCTTGATGAGCTGCCGTATCCGGTCTACGACCTTTATCCAAAGCTGGAGACGGTGGCGGTTCTCACTTCGCGGGGCTGTCCGTACCGCTGCAGCTTCTGTGCATCGGCTCTGTTGGCAGGAAGCTTCGCGCAGCGGGCACCGGAGGCGGTAGTCGCTGAGATTGAGCATTGGCTGAGCCGAGGCGCACGGCACATTGCCTTCTACGACGATGCCCTCTTTTTGCGCGCTGATGAGCACATCAAGCCCCTGTTGGAACTGGTCATTCGTCGCGGCGTCAAAGCGCAGTTTCACACGCCCAACGGGGTACAGCCCAGAGCTGTGGACCGCGAGCTGGCCACACTGCTGCGTCGTGCCGGCTTCGCCACCCTGCGTCTGAGCTTCGAAACGGTGAATGAGGCCAGGCAAGAGGACATGAGCGCAAAGGTCAGCAGCGAGGATCTGGCTCGCGCGCTGGAGGCTTTGGCTCAGGCAGGGTTTCGGCGCCAGGACATCGGCGTTTACCTGCTCATGGGTTTGCCAGGACAAGAGGTCGAGGAGGTGGTGGAGAGCATTTTGTTTGTGGCGCGGCTTGGCGCCAGGGTGTGCCTGGCCTGCTTTTCGCCTATCCCTGGTACGCGTGAATGGCAGCGCGCGGTGGCAAGTGGAGCACTCGCTCCGGACACAGACCCACTGCTCTGCAACGAGTCGGTCTATCCCCTGAGCGATGGCCTGCCAGACTACTGGCGCTTTGTCCGCTTGCGCAACCTTGCCACCGCGGTGAACAGATTTGTGGCTGCAGGCGGACCGATCACCGCCATCCCCCCGAAGGAGGCAATTCTGGAGGAGATCGTGCGTCCGCGCTTCAGGAGCGTGGAGGCATTTCTTCGCAGTCGCTTTTCTGCCGGGGGCAAAATGTGCTTGCAAGGAGAAACGGCGTAA
- a CDS encoding MBL fold metallo-hydrolase: protein MKIRCWGARGSIPVSGSEYLRFGGSTTCLEIQTADGQTVIVDAGSGIRRLGHQLQAHGEKSYHLLLTHVHLDHVLGLPFFRPVYDEEVALQVYGCPFERSSMQDLLAETLRAPTFPVELSMFKAHMSFHSVDTQPFLIGSMRVSPIYLSHPNRGVGYKFEEEGRALVFLTDNELSYRHPGGLEFDAYVQACMDVDLLIHDAEFTPEEYAYRTKWGHSAFTDALRLAMEAKVKAFGLFHHNQDRTDHALEQIVEECRRIVRDVEPRLSCFAVYEGMEIAMGSVGGTSPDGCA from the coding sequence ATGAAGATTCGTTGTTGGGGCGCACGAGGGTCGATTCCCGTATCTGGGAGTGAGTATTTGCGCTTTGGGGGGAGCACCACCTGCTTGGAAATTCAGACGGCCGACGGCCAGACGGTCATCGTGGATGCTGGTTCAGGCATCCGGCGCCTGGGCCACCAGCTCCAAGCGCACGGTGAGAAGAGCTACCACCTGCTCCTCACCCATGTCCATTTGGACCACGTGCTGGGTCTGCCTTTTTTCCGTCCGGTCTACGACGAGGAGGTAGCCCTGCAAGTCTACGGTTGCCCCTTTGAGCGGAGTTCGATGCAGGACCTGTTGGCCGAGACCTTGCGCGCCCCGACTTTTCCCGTGGAGCTCAGCATGTTCAAGGCGCACATGTCTTTTCACAGTGTGGACACCCAGCCTTTTCTGATCGGCTCAATGCGCGTGAGCCCCATCTATCTGAGCCACCCGAACCGGGGAGTGGGTTACAAGTTCGAGGAAGAGGGACGGGCACTGGTCTTCTTGACCGATAATGAGCTGTCGTACCGCCACCCCGGGGGGCTTGAGTTCGATGCGTACGTCCAGGCCTGCATGGATGTGGACCTCCTCATCCACGATGCCGAGTTTACGCCCGAGGAATACGCGTACCGGACCAAGTGGGGACATTCCGCCTTTACCGATGCCCTGCGCCTGGCAATGGAAGCCAAGGTGAAGGCCTTTGGTCTCTTCCACCATAACCAGGACCGCACCGATCACGCCCTCGAGCAGATAGTCGAGGAGTGTCGGCGCATTGTTCGGGACGTGGAGCCACGGCTTTCCTGCTTTGCGGTGTATGAGGGGATGGAGATCGCCATGGGTTCAGTTGGTGGAACGTCTCCTGATGGCTGCGCGTGA
- a CDS encoding cyanophycinase → MRRAPGRMTRVEKPCCCGVRGILSISQLLGLALALLGWGDPVHGQGSLLLMGGGDDRRTWADPVFRWFVQQADSGKIINIDVDETAASYASTFKAWGAAASSHPLQIATRASANDSATYRELVSASGIFIEGGDQWDYVSTWKGTLVEKAIEEVFARGGAIGGTSAGLAVLGEVVFDAAYGTAYPEYAAYNPYYARIHFTDDFLDILSGVLTDSHFQTRARLGRLVPMLARRIQDYAQPDLMGIGVDESTALCVNPDLTAVAYGVGSVTILYRSENSRIVCEPNRPVTFTDICFDQLVWGAVYDLRTRTLIDPGPYLQPLAGPAQPSAFTPLLLYGGADSTAEMGEVVITNLTSGEDNAFYGRLGQRPGRGLVPQAVIIPKVWNNRTFAPNRIVGGQWGAATHPGYTALFLGDNSTCAIDASGTMTVEVLAYVLDTSTATHAGVPRGTNVPGIVGARLHFLASGDRYDLARHEAVTAVRAKLPPFPQTHLLVYNFPNPFSRQTCFSYWLPAPGEVTLEMFNVRGQQVGRMHDQWQEPGWHTMEWEASLPRGVYLYRLVTSAGCASGRCVVK, encoded by the coding sequence GTGCGAAGGGCCCCTGGGCGAATGACGCGCGTGGAGAAGCCTTGTTGTTGCGGGGTCCGTGGCATTCTCTCCATCTCCCAACTGTTGGGCCTTGCCCTAGCCCTCCTCGGTTGGGGGGACCCGGTGCATGGCCAGGGCTCACTGTTGCTGATGGGTGGCGGAGACGATCGGCGAACGTGGGCCGACCCGGTCTTTCGGTGGTTTGTCCAACAGGCCGACTCCGGCAAGATCATCAACATCGATGTGGACGAGACGGCTGCCAGTTACGCGTCTACCTTCAAAGCATGGGGCGCGGCCGCGAGCAGCCACCCCTTGCAAATCGCCACGCGGGCCAGCGCCAATGACTCCGCCACCTACCGCGAGCTGGTTTCCGCCTCGGGCATTTTCATCGAGGGCGGCGACCAGTGGGACTATGTCTCCACCTGGAAGGGGACTCTGGTGGAGAAAGCCATCGAGGAGGTGTTTGCCCGGGGCGGCGCCATAGGGGGGACCAGCGCCGGCCTTGCAGTCTTGGGCGAGGTAGTGTTCGATGCCGCTTATGGTACCGCCTATCCCGAATACGCCGCCTACAACCCTTACTATGCGCGCATTCACTTTACCGACGACTTTCTGGACATTCTCTCGGGCGTGCTCACGGATTCGCATTTTCAGACCCGTGCCCGGCTCGGGCGGCTGGTCCCCATGTTGGCACGGCGCATCCAGGATTACGCACAGCCTGACTTGATGGGCATAGGGGTGGATGAAAGCACTGCGCTGTGCGTCAATCCGGACCTCACCGCCGTGGCATACGGGGTGGGCTCGGTGACAATTCTCTACCGCAGCGAGAATTCGCGCATCGTCTGCGAGCCGAACCGCCCGGTGACGTTCACCGACATCTGCTTTGACCAGCTCGTCTGGGGAGCCGTCTACGACCTCCGCACCCGCACCCTCATTGACCCAGGGCCGTATTTGCAACCATTGGCCGGTCCGGCGCAGCCCAGCGCTTTTACGCCCCTGCTCCTCTACGGCGGGGCGGACAGCACTGCCGAGATGGGTGAGGTGGTCATCACCAACCTCACCAGCGGCGAGGACAACGCTTTCTATGGACGCCTTGGGCAAAGACCTGGTCGCGGACTTGTGCCACAGGCGGTGATTATCCCCAAGGTGTGGAATAACCGCACTTTTGCTCCCAATCGCATTGTTGGTGGCCAGTGGGGCGCGGCAACCCACCCGGGCTACACTGCGCTCTTTCTGGGCGATAACAGCACGTGCGCCATCGACGCAAGCGGCACCATGACGGTGGAGGTGCTGGCCTATGTGCTGGACACATCTACCGCCACCCACGCCGGCGTGCCGCGCGGGACGAATGTGCCAGGGATCGTAGGGGCGCGTCTCCATTTTCTGGCCAGTGGCGACCGCTACGATCTGGCGCGACATGAGGCGGTGACTGCCGTGCGGGCCAAATTGCCACCCTTCCCACAGACGCACCTTCTGGTGTACAACTTCCCGAACCCCTTTTCCAGGCAGACGTGTTTTTCGTACTGGTTGCCGGCCCCGGGAGAGGTGACATTGGAGATGTTCAACGTGCGTGGGCAACAGGTTGGCCGCATGCATGATCAGTGGCAGGAGCCAGGTTGGCACACGATGGAGTGGGAGGCGTCTTTGCCGCGCGGTGTGTATCTTTATCGCCTTGTCACTTCGGCGGGATGTGCCTCGGGCAGGTGTGTGGTGAAATAG